One window of Fusobacterium polymorphum genomic DNA carries:
- a CDS encoding alginate O-acetyltransferase AlgX-related protein has product MKQLKKIFILFFMILLFLPLIFFNWEDDYVSLIDNRALKKFPNKENLAGGDITDYIQSYINDRIGGRERIINLYTELNDKVFNLLVHPTYTYGKDGYIFFKMKRNIEYEEYHRKFAETIKKIQTYCEERGVPFYFVFSPEKKYVYSEYLPKGVNYNREWVDRFIEDLKELGVNFIDNSDFLKEKAKEEFVFNKKYDAGHWNDLGAFLGMNNVYEKIHQKNPNLLILSENYYDKLSKVEESLPVSYFKINEEVPNWELKVNYEDITEQYVNEVKLDNSFTHFNYYKNLNQEAENSLKLLIFHGSYLNSRGKFVIPAVKEYIGIHNYQNVLDIPYYFNIFKPDLVIFEVAEYTLLDQYFNYEKMEQLDFPVLLDDYKKNQAKTILDMDILNYDLKFNLEEGDKITKMTLSGLPKNTKYVYLSIKNKTYDFMKVDDSVYELSLLKEVLEEKQKYEIYYMTNRGEVYRF; this is encoded by the coding sequence ATGAAACAATTAAAAAAAATATTTATATTATTTTTTATGATATTACTTTTTCTTCCATTAATTTTTTTTAATTGGGAAGATGATTATGTTTCATTAATAGATAATAGAGCATTAAAAAAATTTCCAAATAAAGAAAATTTAGCTGGAGGTGATATAACTGATTATATTCAGAGTTATATAAATGATAGAATAGGAGGAAGAGAAAGAATAATTAATTTATACACAGAATTGAATGATAAAGTTTTTAATTTATTAGTACATCCTACATATACTTATGGAAAGGATGGTTATATATTTTTTAAAATGAAAAGAAATATTGAATATGAAGAATATCATAGAAAATTTGCTGAAACAATAAAAAAAATCCAAACATATTGTGAAGAAAGAGGAGTTCCTTTCTATTTTGTTTTTAGCCCAGAAAAGAAATATGTTTATTCTGAGTATCTACCAAAAGGTGTAAATTATAATAGAGAATGGGTTGATAGATTTATAGAAGATTTGAAAGAGTTAGGAGTTAATTTTATAGATAATTCAGACTTCTTAAAAGAAAAAGCAAAAGAAGAGTTTGTATTTAATAAAAAATATGATGCTGGACATTGGAACGATTTAGGAGCATTTTTAGGGATGAATAATGTTTATGAAAAAATACATCAAAAAAATCCTAATCTTTTAATATTATCTGAAAATTATTATGATAAACTTTCCAAAGTAGAAGAATCTCTTCCAGTTTCATATTTTAAAATTAATGAAGAGGTTCCTAATTGGGAATTAAAAGTAAATTATGAGGATATAACTGAACAATATGTGAATGAAGTAAAATTAGATAATTCATTTACACATTTTAATTATTATAAAAATCTTAATCAAGAAGCTGAAAATTCTTTAAAATTGTTAATATTTCATGGAAGCTATTTAAATAGTAGAGGGAAGTTTGTAATTCCTGCTGTGAAAGAATATATAGGTATACATAACTATCAAAATGTTTTAGATATTCCTTATTATTTTAATATTTTTAAACCAGATTTGGTAATATTTGAGGTAGCAGAATATACTCTTCTAGACCAATATTTTAATTATGAAAAAATGGAACAGTTGGATTTTCCCGTGCTTTTAGATGATTATAAAAAAAATCAGGCAAAAACAATATTAGATATGGATATATTAAATTATGATTTAAAATTTAATCTAGAGGAGGGGGATAAAATAACTAAAATGACACTATCTGGACTACCGAAAAATACCAAATATGTCTATCTTTCTATTAAAAATAAAACTTATGATTTTATGAAAGTAGATGATTCTGTATATGAGTTATCTTTATTAAAAGAAGTTTTAGAAGAAAAACAAAAATATGAGATTTATTATATGACAAATAGAGGTGAAGTATATAGATTTTAA
- a CDS encoding dTDP-glucose 4,6-dehydratase: MVKTYLLTGAAGFIGANFLKYILKKYKDIKVIVADSLTYAGNLGTIKEELKDSRVKFEKVDIREKKEIERIFSENKVDYVVNFAAESHVDRSIENPQVFLETNILGTQNLLDNTKKSWIISKDENGYPVYREGVKYLQVSTDEVYGSLSKDYDEPIELVITDEGVKKVVKNRKNLKTYGNKFFTEESPADPRSPYSASKTSADHIVIAYGETYKLPINITRCSNNYGPYQFPEKLIPLMIKNILEGKKLPVYGKGDNIRDWIFVEDNCKGIDLVLREAKVGEIYNIGGFNEEKNINIVKLVIDILKEEITNNNEYKKVLKTDISNINYDLITYVQDRLGHDMRYAVDPSKIAKDLEWYSETDFETGIRKTIKWYLENQDWVNEVVLGDYQKYYDRMYGNR; this comes from the coding sequence ATGGTAAAGACATATTTACTAACAGGAGCAGCAGGATTTATAGGAGCCAATTTTTTAAAATATATTTTAAAAAAATATAAAGATATAAAAGTAATTGTTGCAGATTCTCTAACTTATGCAGGGAATCTAGGGACAATAAAAGAAGAATTAAAAGACAGTAGAGTTAAATTTGAAAAAGTTGATATTAGAGAAAAAAAAGAAATAGAAAGAATATTTTCTGAAAATAAAGTGGATTATGTTGTTAACTTTGCAGCAGAATCACATGTGGATAGATCAATTGAAAATCCACAAGTGTTCTTAGAAACAAATATATTAGGAACTCAAAATCTATTAGATAATACTAAAAAATCTTGGATAATATCAAAAGATGAAAATGGCTATCCAGTATATAGAGAAGGAGTAAAATATCTTCAAGTATCAACTGATGAAGTATATGGAAGTTTATCAAAAGACTATGATGAACCAATAGAACTTGTAATAACTGATGAAGGTGTAAAGAAAGTTGTTAAAAATAGAAAAAATCTAAAAACTTATGGAAATAAGTTTTTTACAGAAGAAAGCCCAGCAGATCCAAGAAGTCCTTATTCAGCTTCTAAAACTAGTGCAGACCATATTGTTATAGCTTATGGTGAAACATATAAACTTCCAATTAATATAACAAGATGTTCAAATAATTACGGACCTTATCAATTTCCAGAAAAGTTAATACCCTTAATGATAAAAAATATTTTAGAAGGCAAAAAACTTCCAGTGTATGGAAAAGGAGATAATATAAGAGATTGGATTTTTGTTGAAGATAATTGTAAAGGAATAGATTTAGTTTTAAGAGAAGCGAAAGTTGGGGAAATATATAATATAGGTGGTTTCAATGAAGAAAAAAATATAAATATAGTTAAATTAGTGATTGACATATTAAAAGAAGAAATTACTAATAATAATGAATATAAGAAAGTCTTAAAAACAGATATATCAAATATTAACTATGATTTAATAACTTATGTTCAAGATAGACTAGGACATGATATGAGATATGCAGTAGACCCATCTAAAATAGCAAAAGACTTAGAGTGGTATTCAGAAACAGATTTTGAAACAGGAATAAGAAAAACTATAAAATGGTATTTAGAAAATCAAGACTGGGTAAATGAAGTAGTATTGGGAGATTATCAAAAATACTATGATAGAATGTATGGGAATAGATAA
- the rpsJ gene encoding 30S ribosomal protein S10, with protein MASNKLRIYLKAYDHTLLDESAKRIAESAKKSGAIVAGPMPLPTKIRKYTVLRSVHVNKDSREQFEMRVHRRMIELVNSTDKAISSLTSVHLPAGVGIEIKQV; from the coding sequence ATGGCTTCTAACAAATTAAGAATCTATTTAAAAGCATATGATCATACTTTATTAGATGAATCAGCAAAAAGAATAGCTGAATCTGCTAAAAAAAGTGGAGCAATAGTAGCAGGTCCAATGCCTTTACCTACTAAAATCAGAAAATATACTGTTTTAAGATCAGTGCATGTTAACAAAGATTCAAGAGAGCAATTCGAAATGAGAGTGCACAGAAGAATGATAGAATTAGTAAATTCTACAGATAAGGCTATTAGTTCGTTAACATCAGTTCACTTACCAGCTGGTGTAGGAATAGAAATTAAACAAGTTTAA
- a CDS encoding M48 family metallopeptidase, translated as MKKIKNIILMLFVSLIFVSCATAPLTGRRQIKFVSDESVVQSSVTQYNQMIAQLRANNLLANNTAQGKRVAQIGRRVTGAVEKYLRENGMADKLQYLNWEFNLINTKDINAFALPGGKIAFYSGILPVLQTDGAIAFVMGHEIGHVIGGHHAETASSQNLAGFLMLGKKAIDGIVGGAVVSDELAQQGLSLGLLKFSRTQEYEADKYGMIFMAMAGYNPEEAIKAEERMMKLGGSQNAEILSTHPSSENRLQELRRFLPEAMKYYKK; from the coding sequence ATGAAAAAAATAAAAAATATAATTTTAATGTTATTTGTATCTTTAATTTTTGTATCTTGTGCAACTGCACCTTTAACTGGAAGAAGACAGATAAAATTTGTAAGTGATGAATCAGTTGTTCAATCATCAGTTACCCAATATAATCAAATGATAGCACAACTTAGAGCTAATAATTTATTAGCAAATAATACTGCACAAGGAAAAAGAGTAGCTCAAATTGGAAGAAGAGTTACAGGAGCAGTTGAGAAATATTTAAGAGAAAACGGAATGGCTGATAAGTTACAATATTTAAATTGGGAGTTTAATTTAATAAACACAAAAGATATCAATGCCTTTGCATTACCAGGTGGAAAAATTGCTTTCTATTCTGGAATATTACCAGTTCTTCAAACAGATGGAGCAATAGCTTTTGTAATGGGACATGAAATAGGGCATGTTATTGGAGGACACCATGCAGAAACTGCAAGTAGCCAAAATTTAGCTGGTTTCTTAATGTTAGGTAAAAAAGCAATAGATGGAATAGTTGGTGGAGCTGTTGTCAGTGATGAATTAGCTCAACAAGGGCTATCTTTAGGACTTTTAAAATTCAGTAGAACTCAAGAATATGAAGCTGATAAATATGGAATGATATTTATGGCTATGGCAGGATATAATCCAGAAGAAGCTATAAAAGCAGAAGAAAGAATGATGAAACTAGGTGGAAGCCAAAATGCAGAAATCTTATCAACTCACCCTTCTAGTGAAAATAGATTGCAAGAATTAAGAAGATTCTTACCAGAAGCTATGAAATACTATAAGAAATAA
- a CDS encoding YebC/PmpR family DNA-binding transcriptional regulator gives MSGHSKWNNIQHRKGAQDKKRAKLFTKFGRELTIAAKEGGSDPNFNPRLRLAIEKAKAGNMPKDILERAIKKGSGELEGVDFTEMRYEGYGPAGTAFIVEAVTDNKNRTASEMRMTFSRKDGNLGADGAVSWMFKKKGIITVKAEGIDTDEFMMAALEAGAEDVTEEEGYFEVTTEYTEFQTVLENLKNAGYQYEEAEISMIPENTVQITDLETAKKVMALYDALEDLDDSQNVYSNFDIPDEILEQLD, from the coding sequence GTGTCTGGACATAGTAAATGGAATAATATACAACATAGAAAAGGAGCTCAAGACAAAAAAAGAGCTAAATTATTCACAAAATTTGGAAGAGAATTAACAATAGCTGCTAAAGAAGGTGGAAGTGATCCAAACTTCAACCCAAGACTTAGACTTGCAATAGAAAAAGCAAAAGCTGGAAATATGCCAAAAGATATCTTAGAAAGAGCAATAAAAAAAGGTTCTGGAGAATTAGAGGGTGTAGATTTTACAGAAATGAGATATGAAGGTTATGGACCAGCTGGAACAGCCTTTATAGTTGAAGCTGTAACTGATAATAAAAATAGAACAGCATCAGAAATGAGAATGACTTTCAGTCGTAAAGATGGAAATCTTGGGGCAGATGGAGCTGTATCTTGGATGTTCAAGAAAAAAGGAATAATAACTGTAAAAGCAGAAGGAATAGATACTGATGAATTTATGATGGCTGCATTGGAAGCAGGAGCAGAAGATGTTACAGAAGAAGAAGGATATTTTGAAGTGACTACTGAATATACAGAATTTCAAACTGTTCTTGAAAATTTAAAGAATGCAGGTTACCAATATGAAGAAGCAGAAATTAGTATGATACCTGAAAATACAGTTCAAATAACTGATTTAGAAACTGCTAAAAAGGTTATGGCACTTTATGATGCTTTAGAAGATTTAGATGACTCACAAAATGTTTACTCAAACTTTGATATCCCAGATGAAATATTAGAACAATTAGACTAA
- the rpsF gene encoding 30S ribosomal protein S6 translates to MRKYEIMYIINPTVLEEGREELINQVNALLTSNGATIAKTEKWGERKLAYPIDKKKSGFYVLTTFEIDGTKLAEVESKLNIMESVMRYIVVKQD, encoded by the coding sequence ATGAGAAAATATGAAATCATGTACATCATCAATCCTACTGTTTTAGAAGAAGGAAGAGAAGAATTAATAAACCAAGTAAATGCTTTATTAACTTCAAATGGAGCTACAATAGCTAAAACAGAAAAATGGGGAGAAAGAAAACTTGCTTATCCAATAGATAAGAAAAAATCTGGTTTTTATGTACTAACTACTTTTGAGATTGACGGAACAAAATTAGCAGAAGTAGAATCTAAGTTAAATATTATGGAATCTGTAATGAGATACATAGTTGTTAAACAAGACTAA
- a CDS encoding helix-turn-helix transcriptional regulator: MNKLVIKSKDNKMIFHPGYLIKNIMDEEGKDTKGMVQLLGLTEKEITSLINAEINITDDMIDRIVKNYGTSKELWKNFQNKYDLKMKELKENLMIFNFERENEISSDIANNILNNVSERLIIA; the protein is encoded by the coding sequence ATGAATAAGCTAGTTATTAAATCAAAAGATAACAAGATGATTTTTCACCCAGGATATTTAATCAAAAATATAATGGATGAAGAAGGGAAAGATACAAAAGGTATGGTACAGTTATTAGGTTTAACAGAAAAGGAAATCACAAGTCTTATAAATGCTGAAATAAATATAACTGATGATATGATAGATAGAATTGTCAAAAACTATGGAACATCAAAAGAACTATGGAAAAATTTTCAAAATAAATATGATTTAAAAATGAAAGAGCTTAAAGAAAATCTTATGATTTTTAATTTTGAGAGAGAAAATGAAATTAGTTCAGACATAGCAAATAATATATTAAATAATGTTTCTGAAAGGCTAATTATAGCATAA
- the rpsR gene encoding 30S ribosomal protein S18 produces MAEFRRRRAKLRVKAEEIDYKNVELLKRFVSDKGKINPSRLTGANAKLQRKIAKAVKRARNIALIPYTRIEK; encoded by the coding sequence ATGGCAGAATTCAGAAGAAGAAGAGCTAAATTAAGAGTTAAAGCAGAAGAAATTGATTATAAAAATGTTGAACTTTTAAAAAGATTTGTATCTGATAAAGGAAAAATCAATCCTTCAAGATTAACTGGAGCTAATGCTAAATTACAAAGAAAAATAGCAAAAGCAGTTAAAAGAGCAAGAAATATAGCTCTTATACCATATACAAGAATAGAAAAATAA
- a CDS encoding PAS domain-containing protein, with the protein METMSNHLPNLDEEKLKFVIELKEKYNAGKISLADARKQLKERVKTLKPYEIAYAEQKLTPFVEDECIKENIQNMMLLFEGVMDTSRPTELPADHPIMCYFRENDDMRELLKEVESLIQFPVIKNQWYELYDKLDLWWKLHLPRKQNQLYSLLEKKGFTRPTTTMWVLDDFVRDELKENRKMLDDGNIEEFIASQTSVAADIIDLIRKEETVLYPTSLAMITPEEFEDMKSGDREIGFTFGKLETTSEAKKVTAEENSNISGQGNLAKDLAQLLGKYGFNSGDNQSSELDVAMGKMTLEQINLVFKHLPVDITYVDENEIVKFYSDTAHRIFPRSKNVIGRYVKNCHPPKSVHIVEEIIEKFRSGEQDFVEFWINKPGLFIYISYSAVKDENGKFRGILEMMQDCTKIRSLEGSQTLLNWQSTNSTNKTVEEKVEEVNKEETQTEKSDVKIDLDKIDGDTYLKDLIKVYPKLKEDMIKISDNFKLLQTPLAAVMLPTVTLKKASERGEVELNTLIEKIKEIIKTY; encoded by the coding sequence ATGGAAACAATGTCAAATCATTTACCAAATTTAGATGAAGAAAAATTAAAATTTGTTATTGAATTAAAAGAAAAATATAATGCAGGTAAAATTAGTTTAGCTGATGCCAGAAAACAACTTAAAGAAAGAGTTAAGACTTTAAAACCTTATGAAATTGCTTATGCTGAACAAAAACTTACACCTTTTGTTGAAGATGAATGTATAAAAGAAAATATTCAAAATATGATGCTTTTATTTGAAGGGGTTATGGATACAAGTAGACCTACTGAACTTCCAGCTGACCATCCAATTATGTGTTATTTTAGAGAAAATGATGATATGAGAGAATTATTAAAGGAAGTTGAAAGTCTAATTCAATTCCCAGTTATCAAAAATCAATGGTATGAACTATATGATAAACTTGATTTATGGTGGAAATTACATTTACCAAGAAAACAAAATCAACTTTATTCACTTTTAGAAAAGAAAGGTTTTACAAGACCTACAACTACAATGTGGGTACTAGATGACTTTGTTAGAGATGAATTAAAAGAAAATAGAAAAATGCTTGACGATGGCAATATAGAAGAATTTATTGCTTCTCAAACAAGTGTTGCTGCTGATATAATTGACTTAATTAGAAAAGAGGAAACTGTACTTTATCCTACATCTCTTGCTATGATTACTCCTGAAGAATTTGAAGATATGAAATCTGGGGATAGAGAAATTGGATTTACCTTTGGTAAACTTGAAACTACAAGTGAAGCTAAAAAGGTAACAGCTGAAGAAAATTCTAATATTAGTGGACAAGGTAATTTAGCTAAGGACTTAGCACAATTATTAGGTAAATATGGATTTAATTCTGGAGATAACCAATCTTCTGAATTAGACGTAGCTATGGGTAAGATGACATTAGAACAAATCAATCTGGTATTTAAACATCTACCAGTTGATATTACTTATGTTGATGAAAATGAAATTGTTAAATTCTACTCAGACACTGCCCATAGAATTTTTCCTCGTAGTAAAAATGTTATAGGTAGATATGTTAAAAATTGTCACCCTCCAAAGAGTGTACATATAGTTGAAGAAATTATAGAAAAATTTAGAAGTGGAGAACAAGATTTTGTTGAGTTTTGGATAAATAAACCTGGATTATTTATTTATATCTCTTATTCTGCTGTAAAAGATGAAAATGGTAAGTTTAGAGGTATCTTGGAAATGATGCAGGATTGTACAAAGATTCGTTCACTTGAAGGTTCTCAAACTCTTTTAAACTGGCAAAGTACTAATTCAACTAATAAGACTGTTGAAGAAAAAGTAGAAGAAGTTAATAAAGAAGAAACTCAAACAGAAAAAAGTGATGTTAAGATTGATTTAGATAAAATTGATGGAGATACTTATTTAAAAGATTTAATTAAAGTTTATCCTAAGCTAAAAGAGGATATGATAAAAATATCTGATAACTTTAAACTTTTACAAACTCCACTTGCAGCAGTTATGTTACCTACTGTCACTCTTAAAAAAGCAAGTGAAAGAGGAGAAGTTGAGCTAAATACTTTAATTGAAAAAATTAAAGAAATTATAAAAACATATTAA
- a CDS encoding proline--tRNA ligase gives MRFSKAYIKTLKETPKEAEIASHKLMLRAGMIKKLASGIYAYLPLGYRTIKKIENIVREEMDRAGALELLMPVVQPAELWQESGRWDVMGAEMLRLKDRHERDFVLSPTQEEMITAIIRSDISSYKSLPINLYHIQTKFRDERRPRFGLMRGREFTMKDAYSFHTSQESLDEEFLNMRDAYTRIFTRCGLKFRPVDADSGNIGGSGSQEFQVLAESGEDEIIYSDGSEYAANIEKAVSELINPPKEELKEVELVHTPDCPTIESLAKYLDVPLERTVKALTYKDMGTDEIYLVLIRGDFEVNEVKLKNILNAVEVEMATDEEIEKLGLKKGYIGPYKLPTKIKIVADLSVPEISNHIVGSHQKDYHYKNVNYGRDYTADIVTDIRTAKVGENCITGGKLHSARGIECGQIFKLGDKYSKAMNATYLDENGKTQYMLMGCYGIGVTRTMAAAIEQNNDENGIIWPVSIAPYIVDVIPANIKNEVQVNLAEKIYNELEEEKIDSMLDDRDEKPGFKFKDADLIGFPFKVVVGKRADEGIVELKIRRTGETLEVSENEVIAKIKELMKIY, from the coding sequence ATGAGGTTTAGTAAAGCATATATAAAAACTTTAAAAGAAACACCAAAAGAAGCAGAAATTGCCAGCCATAAACTTATGCTAAGAGCAGGTATGATAAAAAAATTAGCAAGTGGTATCTATGCTTATTTACCATTAGGGTATAGAACTATTAAAAAAATAGAAAATATTGTTCGTGAAGAAATGGACAGAGCAGGAGCATTGGAACTTTTAATGCCAGTTGTTCAACCAGCTGAACTTTGGCAAGAAAGTGGAAGATGGGATGTCATGGGGGCAGAAATGCTAAGATTAAAAGACAGACATGAAAGAGATTTTGTTCTATCTCCAACACAAGAAGAAATGATAACAGCAATAATTAGAAGTGATATTTCTTCTTATAAGTCACTTCCTATTAATCTATATCATATTCAAACAAAATTTAGAGATGAAAGAAGACCTAGATTTGGACTTATGAGAGGTAGAGAATTTACTATGAAAGATGCCTATTCTTTCCACACTTCTCAAGAATCATTAGATGAAGAATTTTTAAATATGAGAGATGCTTATACAAGAATTTTTACAAGATGTGGTTTAAAATTTAGACCAGTTGATGCAGACTCTGGAAATATTGGTGGAAGTGGCTCTCAAGAATTTCAAGTATTAGCAGAATCAGGAGAAGATGAAATTATTTATTCTGATGGTTCAGAATATGCAGCAAATATTGAAAAGGCAGTGAGTGAACTTATCAATCCTCCAAAGGAAGAATTAAAAGAAGTTGAGCTTGTTCATACTCCAGATTGTCCAACAATAGAAAGTTTAGCAAAATATTTAGATGTTCCATTAGAAAGAACTGTAAAAGCATTGACTTACAAAGATATGGGAACTGATGAAATTTATCTGGTTCTAATAAGAGGAGATTTTGAAGTTAATGAAGTTAAGCTAAAAAATATTTTAAATGCAGTCGAGGTTGAAATGGCTACTGATGAAGAAATAGAAAAATTAGGTTTGAAAAAAGGTTATATAGGACCATATAAATTACCTACTAAAATTAAAATTGTAGCAGATTTATCTGTACCAGAAATTTCAAATCATATAGTTGGTTCTCACCAAAAAGATTATCACTACAAAAATGTAAATTATGGTAGAGATTATACTGCTGATATAGTAACAGATATAAGGACAGCTAAGGTTGGAGAAAACTGTATAACTGGAGGTAAATTACATTCAGCAAGAGGTATTGAATGTGGACAAATATTTAAACTTGGAGATAAGTATTCTAAGGCTATGAATGCAACTTATCTTGATGAAAATGGTAAGACACAATATATGTTAATGGGTTGCTATGGTATAGGAGTTACGAGAACTATGGCAGCTGCAATAGAACAAAACAATGATGAAAATGGAATTATTTGGCCTGTATCAATAGCACCTTATATTGTTGATGTAATTCCAGCAAATATAAAAAATGAAGTGCAAGTAAATTTAGCTGAAAAAATATATAATGAATTAGAAGAAGAAAAAATTGATTCAATGTTAGATGATAGAGATGAAAAACCTGGTTTCAAATTTAAAGATGCTGACTTAATTGGTTTCCCATTTAAAGTTGTTGTTGGGAAAAGAGCTGATGAAGGTATAGTCGAATTGAAAATCAGAAGAACAGGTGAAACTCTTGAAGTTTCTGAAAATGAAGTAATAGCTAAAATAAAAGAATTAATGAAAATATATTAA
- the recG gene encoding ATP-dependent DNA helicase RecG — protein sequence MIESYRNIYSKLEDIPTKYITAKQLSNLKSLGINTVYDLIYYFPRAYDDRTNIKKIGELKFNEYVVLKANVMSVVNLTVRSGKKIVKAMVSDGTGIMEILWFGMPYIKKSLKIGEEYLFIGQTKKSAVFQLINPEYKLFSGQQKASESEILPIYSSNKNITQNSLRKLVEKFLVNFLNYFEENIPKELIKEYKIMERKSAIKNIHYPVSMKEIEEAKRRFAIEELLILELGILKNRFIIENSNSKNYEVEGKKEKVKEFLSQLTFNLTNAQKKVIKEIYDEISNGKIVNRLIQGDVGSGKTVVAMVMLIYMAENGYQGALMAPTEILANQHYLGIKERLEKIGLRVELLTSSIKGKKKTEILESIANGEVDIVIGTHSLIEDDVIFKKLGLIVIDEQHRFGVNQRNKLREKGFLGNLLVMSATPIPRSLALSIYGDLDLSIIDELPPGRTPIKTKWIANDEDLEKMYNFIYKKVNDGNQAYFVAPLIETSDKMALKSVDKVSEEIERKFSNKKIGIIHGKMKAKEKDEVMLKFKNKEYDILIATTVIEVGIDVPTSTIMTIYNAERFGLSALHQLRGRVGRGSKQSYCFLISNSTTENSKQRLSIMEKTEDGFRIAEEDLKLRNSGEIFGLRQSGFSDLKFIDIIYDVKTIKLVRDECIKYLKEHKGEIENIYLKYDIEQKFSDIQAGN from the coding sequence ATGATAGAGAGTTATAGAAATATATATTCTAAATTAGAAGATATTCCAACTAAATATATAACAGCCAAACAACTATCAAATCTTAAATCCCTAGGTATTAACACAGTGTATGACTTAATTTATTATTTTCCAAGAGCTTATGATGATAGGACAAATATTAAAAAAATTGGAGAATTAAAATTTAATGAATATGTTGTTTTAAAGGCAAATGTGATGTCAGTTGTAAATTTAACAGTTAGAAGTGGTAAAAAAATTGTTAAAGCTATGGTAAGTGATGGAACAGGGATAATGGAGATACTATGGTTTGGTATGCCTTATATTAAGAAATCTTTAAAAATAGGAGAAGAATATTTATTTATAGGGCAGACTAAAAAGTCTGCTGTTTTTCAGCTTATCAATCCAGAATACAAGTTGTTTTCTGGACAACAAAAAGCATCTGAAAGTGAGATTCTACCAATATATAGTTCCAATAAAAATATCACACAAAATAGTTTAAGAAAATTAGTAGAAAAGTTTTTAGTGAATTTCTTAAATTATTTTGAAGAGAATATTCCTAAAGAATTAATAAAAGAATACAAGATAATGGAAAGAAAAAGTGCTATTAAAAATATACATTATCCAGTATCTATGAAAGAAATAGAGGAAGCAAAGAGAAGATTTGCAATAGAAGAATTATTAATTTTAGAGTTAGGAATACTTAAAAATAGATTTATAATTGAAAATTCAAATAGTAAAAATTATGAAGTTGAAGGAAAAAAAGAAAAAGTAAAGGAATTTTTATCACAATTAACTTTTAACTTAACTAATGCTCAAAAGAAAGTTATAAAAGAAATCTATGATGAAATTTCAAATGGAAAGATTGTAAATAGACTAATTCAAGGAGATGTTGGAAGTGGAAAAACAGTTGTTGCTATGGTTATGCTTATATATATGGCAGAGAATGGCTATCAAGGAGCATTGATGGCACCAACTGAAATTTTAGCTAATCAGCATTATCTTGGAATAAAAGAAAGATTAGAAAAAATTGGATTAAGGGTAGAGTTATTGACTTCTAGTATTAAGGGAAAGAAAAAAACTGAAATATTAGAAAGCATTGCAAATGGAGAGGTAGATATAGTTATAGGAACTCACTCTTTAATAGAAGATGATGTAATTTTCAAAAAGTTAGGACTTATAGTTATAGACGAACAACATAGGTTTGGGGTTAATCAAAGAAATAAGTTAAGAGAAAAGGGATTTTTAGGAAATCTTTTAGTTATGAGTGCCACGCCTATTCCTCGTTCATTGGCTTTAAGTATCTATGGAGATTTAGACTTATCAATAATAGATGAATTGCCACCTGGAAGAACCCCTATTAAAACTAAGTGGATAGCCAATGATGAAGATTTAGAAAAGATGTATAATTTTATTTATAAAAAGGTAAATGATGGAAATCAAGCATATTTTGTTGCACCTTTAATTGAAACAAGTGATAAGATGGCATTAAAATCTGTGGATAAAGTTTCAGAGGAGATTGAGAGAAAATTCTCCAATAAGAAAATTGGAATAATCCATGGTAAAATGAAAGCCAAAGAAAAAGATGAAGTTATGTTAAAATTTAAAAACAAGGAATATGATATTCTGATAGCAACAACAGTTATTGAAGTTGGTATAGATGTTCCTACCTCAACAATAATGACAATCTATAATGCTGAAAGATTTGGACTATCTGCACTGCATCAGTTAAGAGGTAGAGTTGGTAGAGGTTCAAAACAATCATATTGTTTTTTAATTTCTAATTCAACAACAGAAAATTCCAAACAAAGATTATCTATTATGGAGAAAACAGAAGATGGTTTTAGAATAGCAGAGGAAGATTTAAAACTTAGAAACTCAGGAGAAATTTTTGGTTTGAGACAGAGTGGGTTTAGTGATTTAAAATTTATAGATATTATCTATGATGTTAAAACTATAAAACTTGTAAGAGATGAATGTATAAAATATTTAAAAGAACACAAGGGAGAAATAGAAAATATCTATTTAAAATATGATATAGAACAAAAATTCTCTGATATACAAGCAGGAAATTAA